In Methylomagnum ishizawai, one DNA window encodes the following:
- a CDS encoding iron-containing redox enzyme family protein, which produces MNGLRRLCHALLKGPVVPADVEVAGARLAAGLAGAGEDEARYPFAETWHPVGLPEPDDAASRRRALCALAPVALLDGVWLARVAQPATAHRASECHLFDLYCRLVGLDDPACSPALRFRAKLVEAGVHLPPLESPACFAAVPEAGLEFAAAHLGLMHRPRRCFPELLGYTLAHVQREPGWWDAESAGQRGPYRALALAAWAAYPQREAQAGRIRRGWCLYRRLFDGLARNVAVELARRSNAAAAMADLVRAKCRHAIGYHGRIELRGRSLDAWLAASADDPGPLLAALRDSPWVDRACPAGSRLIRAVDFGGPMFGVFDADERRACLEWIADPQAPVEVAYTSCTGTPSDPGPRRGHGARTRTPPRRIDARDVFTRLLATESPAEAPPEADAVILGVLRRARCCAPLQRGHRRFFPYTPEGFHARIEAMHRREVGRYRPGSGPPRPGREDCEWAVLQLAPAILVDGAWLAGVGSAADCLGETGRHLLKTYADELGAGRPEWNHPNVYRRLLESLGFELPPFDGVAFARSPLFLDAAFEIPAYLLAMGLRTERYFPELLGLNLAIELSGLGAGYLRGVDILRHHGIDPAILQLHLSIDNLGNGHAARAREAVILFLDEVRRREGAGAVQAQWRRVWTGYLSLHAAALGLALGFLGRYLRHRLVGKPVPQAA; this is translated from the coding sequence ATGAACGGTTTGCGCCGCCTGTGCCATGCCTTGTTGAAGGGTCCGGTTGTCCCCGCCGATGTGGAAGTCGCCGGAGCGCGGTTGGCGGCGGGTTTGGCCGGGGCCGGAGAAGACGAGGCCCGCTATCCGTTCGCCGAAACTTGGCACCCCGTCGGCTTGCCCGAGCCGGACGATGCCGCGAGTCGGAGGAGGGCGCTGTGCGCCCTCGCGCCCGTCGCCTTGCTGGACGGCGTCTGGCTGGCCCGCGTGGCCCAGCCCGCCACCGCCCATCGGGCCAGCGAATGCCATTTGTTCGATCTGTATTGCCGCCTTGTCGGTTTGGACGATCCGGCCTGTTCCCCGGCCCTGCGTTTCCGGGCCAAGCTGGTCGAGGCGGGCGTCCACCTGCCGCCGCTGGAGAGTCCGGCCTGCTTCGCCGCCGTGCCGGAGGCCGGGCTGGAGTTCGCCGCCGCGCATCTGGGTTTGATGCACCGGCCCCGGCGCTGCTTCCCGGAATTACTCGGTTACACCCTGGCCCATGTCCAGCGCGAACCAGGGTGGTGGGACGCGGAATCCGCCGGGCAACGCGGGCCTTACCGCGCCTTGGCGCTGGCCGCCTGGGCAGCCTATCCGCAACGGGAAGCACAGGCCGGGCGCATCCGGCGGGGCTGGTGTTTATACCGGCGGTTGTTCGATGGCTTGGCGCGGAATGTGGCCGTCGAACTGGCCCGGCGCTCCAACGCCGCCGCCGCCATGGCCGATCTGGTGCGGGCCAAATGCCGCCACGCTATCGGCTACCATGGCCGGATCGAACTGCGGGGCCGGAGCCTCGATGCTTGGCTGGCCGCGAGCGCGGACGATCCCGGCCCCTTGCTCGCGGCCTTGCGCGATTCGCCTTGGGTGGACCGGGCTTGTCCCGCGGGCAGCCGCTTGATCCGGGCGGTGGATTTCGGCGGGCCGATGTTCGGGGTGTTCGACGCGGACGAGCGGCGGGCTTGCCTGGAGTGGATCGCCGACCCACAAGCTCCGGTCGAGGTGGCGTACACATCGTGTACTGGGACGCCCTCCGATCCCGGACCCCGGCGGGGGCATGGCGCACGCACGCGAACCCCGCCGCGCAGGATCGATGCCCGCGACGTGTTCACCCGCTTACTCGCCACCGAATCCCCCGCCGAGGCTCCGCCGGAAGCCGACGCCGTGATCCTGGGCGTCCTCCGCCGCGCCCGCTGCTGCGCCCCGTTGCAACGCGGCCACCGCCGTTTTTTCCCCTATACCCCGGAAGGCTTCCACGCCCGGATCGAGGCCATGCACCGCCGCGAGGTCGGGCGCTACCGGCCTGGATCCGGCCCGCCCCGGCCCGGTCGGGAGGATTGCGAATGGGCGGTTTTGCAACTGGCCCCGGCCATTTTGGTCGATGGCGCTTGGCTGGCGGGCGTGGGCAGCGCCGCCGACTGTCTGGGGGAAACCGGGCGGCATTTGCTCAAGACCTATGCCGATGAACTGGGCGCGGGCCGGCCCGAATGGAACCATCCCAATGTCTACCGGCGCTTGCTGGAGAGCCTGGGTTTCGAGTTGCCGCCCTTCGATGGCGTGGCGTTCGCCCGCAGTCCCTTGTTTTTGGACGCCGCTTTCGAGATTCCGGCCTATCTGCTGGCGATGGGGCTGAGGACGGAGCGCTATTTCCCGGAATTGTTGGGGCTCAACCTCGCCATCGAACTGAGCGGCCTGGGCGCGGGCTATTTGCGGGGAGTGGATATCCTGCGCCATCACGGTATCGACCCGGCCATCCTCCAACTCCATTTGAGCATCGACAACCTCGGCAACGGCCACGCGGCGCGGGCGCGGGAAGCGGTGATCCTGTTCCTGGACGAGGTCCGGCGACGGGAAGGGGCCGGGGCGGTGCAGGCGCAATGGCGGCGGGTGTGGACGGGCTATCTATCGCTGCACGCGGCGGCGTTGGGCTTGGCGCTGGGGTTTTTGGGGCGGTATTTGCGGCACAGGCTGGTTGGGAAGCCCGTGCCACAAGCGGCCTAG
- a CDS encoding PilZ domain-containing protein, whose product MLSKIFTQKDRRGAPRSQASLSAYLITPSGHQLRGVAKNLSRSGVFVETQTPEEWLVGETARLVFALRKGNVIRLVRHSVLIVREARHGLGVAFWRLPSLQRRAGQA is encoded by the coding sequence ATGTTGAGCAAAATCTTCACCCAGAAAGACCGGCGCGGCGCACCGCGCTCCCAAGCCTCCCTGTCCGCCTACCTCATCACCCCCTCGGGCCACCAACTCCGGGGCGTGGCGAAGAACCTGAGCCGGTCCGGGGTGTTCGTCGAAACCCAGACCCCGGAGGAATGGCTGGTGGGCGAAACCGCCCGGCTGGTATTCGCCCTCAGGAAGGGCAACGTCATCCGGCTGGTCCGCCACTCGGTGCTGATCGTACGGGAAGCGCGGCACGGATTGGGCGTGGCGTTCTGGCGCCTGCCTTCCTTACAGCGGCGGGCCGGACAAGCCTAG
- the aceE gene encoding pyruvate dehydrogenase (acetyl-transferring), homodimeric type, which produces MAAVNPAQPSQNTASGDLDPAETREWLEALEAVIEAEGIERAHFLIESLVDQARRAGANLPYKANTAYINTIPPHLEPQPPGDPAIEDRIRAYIRWNAMAMVVRANRKSSEYGGHIASFASSAMLYDVGFNHCFRAPAKDFGGDLVYFQGHAAPGIYARAFIEGRLSEEQLDHFRAEIEGKGKGLSSYPHPWLMPDFWQFPTVSMGLGPIMSIYQARFMKYLEGRGIVATQGRKVWAFCGDGEMDEPESMGAIGLAGREKLDNLIFVVNCNLQRLDGPVRGDGKIIQELEAEFRGAGWNVIKVIWGSRWDSLLARDTKGFLKKRMEEAVDGEYQAYKAKNGAYVRQHFFGKYPELAAMVANMSDDDIWRLNRGGHDFLKVYAAYDAALRHTGQPTVILAKTVKGYGMGPVGEGRMTTHQQKKMDDASIKVFRDRFNIPVHDDRLGEVPYYRPPEDSPEIRYVKERRAALGGFLPQRRLDAPHIQVPDLEVFEPLLKSSEDRDMSTTMAFVRILTLLLRDNKVGRYVVPIVPDEARTFGMDSLFRQYRIYSSTGQLYEPEDSGSVMYYREDKTGQILEEGINEAGSMCSWIAAGTAYSNHNVQMIPFYIYYSMFGFQRVGDLMWAAGDMRTKGFLLGGTAGRTTLAGEGLQHQDGHTQLAMAAIPNCVGYDPCFAYELAVIIQDGLKRMYQEGEQVFYYITVMNENYAHPHMPEAVREGIVKGMYKLRDAGQAAKVQLLGSGTILRETIFAADLLKADFGIESTVWSVTSFSELRRDGLDKERWNLLHPEQPRKISYVEECLKDVPGPVVAASDYMKIVADQIRPYMSRSYTVLGTDGFGRSDRRSELRRFFEVDRYYIAVAALKSLADAGGVPAAKVTEAIAKYGIDPEKPNPVTV; this is translated from the coding sequence ATGGCAGCCGTTAATCCCGCCCAACCTTCCCAGAATACTGCTTCCGGCGACCTTGATCCCGCCGAAACCCGCGAATGGCTGGAAGCCCTGGAGGCGGTCATCGAAGCCGAGGGCATCGAGCGGGCGCATTTCCTCATCGAAAGCTTGGTGGACCAGGCCCGGCGGGCCGGGGCCAACTTGCCGTACAAGGCTAATACCGCCTATATCAACACCATCCCGCCGCATTTGGAGCCGCAGCCGCCGGGCGATCCGGCCATCGAGGACCGCATCCGCGCCTATATCCGCTGGAACGCCATGGCCATGGTGGTGCGGGCCAACCGCAAATCCAGCGAATACGGCGGGCATATCGCCAGCTTCGCCTCTTCGGCCATGTTGTACGACGTGGGCTTCAACCATTGCTTCCGCGCCCCGGCCAAGGATTTCGGCGGCGATCTGGTCTATTTCCAGGGCCACGCCGCGCCCGGCATCTACGCCCGCGCCTTCATCGAAGGGCGCTTGAGCGAGGAACAACTCGACCATTTCCGTGCCGAGATCGAAGGTAAAGGCAAGGGTTTGTCTTCCTATCCGCATCCCTGGCTGATGCCGGATTTCTGGCAGTTTCCCACCGTGTCCATGGGGCTCGGACCGATCATGTCGATCTATCAGGCCCGCTTCATGAAGTATCTGGAAGGCCGCGGCATCGTCGCCACCCAGGGCCGGAAGGTCTGGGCCTTCTGCGGCGATGGCGAGATGGACGAACCGGAATCCATGGGAGCCATCGGCCTCGCGGGCCGCGAGAAACTCGACAACCTGATTTTCGTGGTCAACTGCAACCTGCAACGGCTGGACGGTCCCGTCCGCGGCGATGGCAAGATCATCCAGGAACTCGAAGCCGAGTTCCGTGGCGCGGGCTGGAATGTCATCAAGGTGATTTGGGGTTCGCGCTGGGATTCCTTGCTGGCGCGGGATACCAAGGGGTTCCTCAAGAAGCGCATGGAAGAGGCGGTGGACGGCGAGTACCAAGCCTACAAGGCCAAGAACGGCGCCTATGTCCGCCAGCATTTCTTCGGCAAGTACCCAGAACTCGCGGCCATGGTCGCCAATATGTCGGACGACGATATTTGGCGCTTGAACCGCGGCGGGCACGATTTCCTCAAGGTCTATGCCGCCTACGACGCCGCGCTGCGCCATACCGGCCAGCCCACCGTCATTTTGGCCAAGACCGTCAAAGGCTATGGCATGGGTCCGGTCGGCGAGGGCCGCATGACCACCCACCAACAGAAGAAGATGGACGACGCCTCGATCAAGGTGTTCCGCGATCGTTTCAATATCCCGGTCCACGACGACCGCCTGGGCGAGGTGCCCTACTACCGCCCGCCAGAAGACAGCCCCGAAATCCGCTATGTCAAGGAACGCCGCGCCGCGCTGGGCGGCTTCCTGCCCCAGCGCCGCTTGGACGCCCCGCACATCCAGGTGCCCGATTTGGAAGTGTTCGAGCCTTTGCTGAAGAGCAGCGAAGACCGCGATATGTCCACCACCATGGCCTTCGTGCGGATACTCACCCTGCTGCTACGGGATAACAAGGTGGGCCGCTATGTGGTGCCCATCGTGCCGGACGAGGCCCGCACCTTCGGCATGGACAGCCTGTTCCGCCAATACCGGATTTATTCCTCCACCGGCCAGTTGTACGAGCCGGAAGATTCCGGCAGCGTCATGTACTACCGCGAGGACAAGACCGGGCAAATCCTGGAAGAAGGCATCAACGAGGCCGGTTCCATGTGTTCGTGGATCGCGGCGGGCACGGCCTACAGCAACCACAACGTGCAGATGATCCCGTTCTACATCTACTACTCCATGTTCGGCTTCCAGCGGGTGGGGGATTTGATGTGGGCGGCGGGCGATATGCGCACCAAGGGGTTCCTTCTCGGCGGCACGGCGGGGCGCACCACGCTGGCGGGCGAGGGCTTGCAGCACCAGGACGGCCATACCCAGTTGGCGATGGCGGCGATCCCCAATTGCGTGGGCTACGATCCTTGCTTCGCCTATGAATTGGCGGTCATCATCCAGGACGGCCTCAAGCGCATGTACCAGGAGGGCGAGCAGGTTTTCTATTACATCACCGTGATGAACGAGAACTACGCCCACCCGCACATGCCGGAAGCCGTGCGCGAAGGCATCGTCAAGGGCATGTACAAACTGCGCGATGCGGGCCAGGCCGCCAAGGTGCAATTGCTGGGCAGCGGCACCATCCTGCGGGAAACGATCTTCGCCGCCGATTTGCTCAAGGCCGATTTTGGCATCGAATCCACCGTGTGGAGCGTGACCAGTTTCAGTGAACTGCGCCGCGACGGGCTGGACAAGGAGCGCTGGAACCTGCTGCATCCCGAACAGCCGCGCAAAATCAGCTATGTGGAGGAATGTTTGAAGGATGTCCCCGGCCCGGTGGTGGCGGCGTCCGATTATATGAAGATCGTAGCCGACCAAATCCGTCCGTATATGTCGCGCTCCTATACGGTGCTGGGTACGGATGGCTTTGGCCGTAGCGACCGCCGCTCGGAACTGCGGAGGTTCTTCGAGGTGGACCGCTATTACATCGCCGTGGCCGCGCTCAAATCCCTGGCCGACGCGGGCGGAGTGCCCGCCGCCAAGGTCACGGAAGCTATCGCCAAATACGGTATCGATCCCGAAAAGCCCAATCCGGTCACGGTCTAA
- the aceF gene encoding dihydrolipoyllysine-residue acetyltransferase: MAVAVQEVVVPDIGDFKNIEIIEVLVKPGDVIQPEDSLITLESDKAAMEVPSPLGGVVKSLKVKPGDKVNKGSPILTLEVAEAGASAQPQPAPPAPPVAVVPETPAPATAPVAPPPPAATASAGPVEQEVVVPDIGDFKDIEIIEVLVKPGDRIEAEASLITLESDKAAMEVPSPYAGLVKAVKVKSGDRVNKGTPILVLETQDTAAAPQAVPVAVETAAAEIKASAAQEAPERVRPVAVAGGETTGDRKTPPHASPAIRRYARELGANLERIQGSGPKGRILKEDVQRFVKDSLQRAEQAATAPAAPGGAFALPPIPEVDFSKFGPVETLALTRIQKLSGPFLHRNWVGIPHITQHDEADITDLEDFRKALKAEAEKKGIKLSFLPFVLKALVASLKAFPSFNASLAADGQSLILKRYFHIGVAVDTPEGLVVPVLRDVDRKSVFDLAAELAELSQKARNKKLRGPDLEGGCFTISSLGGIGGTAFTPIINAPEVAILGLSKSQMKPVWQDGQFVPRLMLPLSLSYDHRVIDGAQAARFIVHLGAMLADLRRVLL; this comes from the coding sequence ATGGCAGTAGCTGTGCAAGAGGTCGTCGTCCCCGATATCGGCGATTTCAAGAATATCGAGATCATCGAAGTCTTGGTCAAACCGGGCGATGTCATCCAGCCCGAGGATTCGCTGATTACCCTGGAAAGCGACAAGGCGGCGATGGAAGTGCCGTCGCCCTTGGGGGGCGTGGTCAAGTCCTTGAAGGTGAAACCAGGGGATAAGGTCAACAAGGGCTCGCCTATCCTGACATTGGAAGTCGCGGAGGCGGGTGCGTCCGCGCAGCCCCAACCGGCTCCGCCCGCGCCCCCGGTGGCTGTCGTCCCGGAAACCCCGGCTCCCGCCACCGCGCCCGTGGCTCCGCCGCCGCCCGCGGCCACCGCATCGGCGGGGCCGGTCGAGCAAGAGGTCGTCGTCCCCGATATTGGCGACTTCAAGGACATCGAGATCATCGAAGTCTTGGTCAAGCCGGGCGATAGGATCGAGGCCGAAGCGTCCTTGATCACCCTGGAAAGCGACAAGGCAGCGATGGAAGTCCCGTCGCCCTATGCCGGACTCGTGAAAGCCGTGAAGGTCAAATCCGGCGACCGGGTCAACAAAGGGACGCCCATCCTGGTGCTGGAAACCCAGGACACGGCGGCGGCTCCGCAAGCGGTCCCCGTGGCGGTGGAAACCGCCGCCGCCGAGATCAAAGCCTCCGCCGCCCAGGAAGCCCCCGAGCGGGTGAGGCCGGTCGCGGTTGCCGGTGGAGAAACCACGGGCGACCGCAAAACCCCGCCCCACGCCAGCCCCGCCATCCGCCGCTATGCCCGCGAACTCGGGGCCAACCTGGAACGTATCCAGGGCAGCGGACCCAAGGGCCGCATCCTCAAGGAAGATGTGCAGCGCTTCGTCAAGGACAGCCTGCAACGGGCCGAACAAGCCGCCACGGCTCCCGCCGCCCCAGGGGGCGCTTTCGCCCTGCCGCCCATCCCCGAGGTGGATTTCAGCAAGTTCGGCCCGGTCGAGACCCTGGCCCTGACCCGCATTCAAAAGCTGTCCGGTCCGTTCCTGCACCGCAATTGGGTCGGCATCCCCCATATCACCCAGCACGACGAAGCCGATATCACCGACCTCGAAGATTTCCGCAAAGCGCTCAAGGCCGAGGCCGAGAAGAAAGGCATCAAGCTGTCGTTCCTGCCCTTTGTACTGAAAGCGCTGGTGGCTTCGCTCAAAGCCTTCCCCAGCTTCAATGCCTCGCTCGCCGCCGACGGCCAGTCCTTGATCCTGAAGCGATACTTCCATATCGGCGTCGCCGTCGATACCCCGGAAGGCTTGGTGGTGCCAGTGCTGCGCGACGTGGATCGGAAGAGCGTCTTCGACCTCGCCGCCGAACTGGCCGAACTCAGCCAGAAAGCCCGCAACAAGAAACTGCGCGGTCCCGACTTGGAAGGCGGTTGCTTCACCATCTCCAGCCTGGGCGGTATTGGCGGCACGGCCTTCACGCCCATCATCAACGCGCCCGAAGTCGCGATCCTGGGGTTGTCCAAGAGCCAGATGAAGCCGGTGTGGCAGGACGGCCAGTTCGTGCCGCGGTTGATGTTGCCCTTGTCCCTGTCCTACGACCACCGGGTCATCGACGGTGCCCAGGCCGCGCGGTTCATCGTGCATCTGGGCGCGATGCTGGCCGATTTGCGGCGGGTGCTGTTGTAG
- a CDS encoding Uma2 family endonuclease — MNVAQQRFFSAEEYLAWEERQTVKHEYLRGEVYEVYAMAGARDAHVTVAGNVFALLKSHLRGTPCRTYIADMKLRVEAADAYFYPDVFVTCDVRDRASDLCKSHPLLVVEVLSDSTSGYDRGGKFASYRRLDDLQEYVLIDPEARTVDVFRRDTTSHWVLHPYAGGAEAEFASLDFRAPLPLIFEDVVPPAT; from the coding sequence ATGAACGTCGCGCAGCAACGGTTTTTCAGCGCCGAGGAATATCTGGCTTGGGAAGAGCGGCAAACCGTCAAGCATGAATACCTCCGGGGCGAGGTCTACGAAGTCTACGCGATGGCCGGGGCGCGGGACGCCCATGTGACCGTCGCGGGCAATGTGTTCGCCCTGCTCAAATCCCATCTGCGCGGCACGCCCTGCCGTACCTATATCGCCGATATGAAGTTGCGGGTGGAAGCCGCCGACGCCTATTTCTATCCCGATGTGTTCGTGACCTGCGATGTCCGCGACCGGGCTTCCGACCTCTGCAAATCCCATCCGCTGCTGGTGGTCGAGGTCTTGTCCGATTCGACTTCCGGCTACGACCGGGGCGGCAAATTCGCCAGCTACCGGCGACTGGACGATCTCCAAGAATACGTCCTGATCGATCCCGAGGCCCGCACGGTCGATGTGTTCCGCCGCGACACGACCAGCCATTGGGTGCTCCACCCCTACGCGGGCGGGGCCGAGGCCGAATTCGCCAGCCTGGACTTCCGGGCACCGCTTCCCCTGATTTTCGAGGACGTGGTCCCGCCCGCCACCTGA
- the lpdA gene encoding dihydrolipoyl dehydrogenase yields the protein MTENAAFHAEVLVLGGGPGGYTAAFRAADLGKQVVLVERYPTLGGVCLNVGCIPSKALLHVAQVVHEAAEGSSFGVKFGPPEIDLAKVRDYKNKVVKTLTTGLAALAKQRKVTVVQGVGQFVSDKTLAVETAEGPKTIGFDACIIAAGSQPVKIPGFPHDDPRLIDSTGALELAEVPKRFLIVGGGIIGLEMATVYHALGSAVSVVELMDQLIPGCDADLVKPLHQRIKKQYQNIYLKTKVVRIEPEAEGLRVFFEGEGAPESEVFDRVLVAVGRRPNGKLIGAEQAGVRVDERGFIPVDAQQRTNVPHIYAIGDIVGNPMLAHKATHEAKVAAEVIAGHKAAFQALTIPSVAYTDPEIAWMGLTETQALAQGVEYDKAVFPWAASGRALGIGRREGLTKILYAKESQRILGAGIVGTNAGELIAETVLALEMGADVQDIALTIHPHPTLSETFAFAAEMAEGTITDLYIKK from the coding sequence ATGACCGAAAACGCAGCTTTCCATGCCGAAGTCCTCGTCCTGGGCGGTGGCCCTGGCGGCTATACCGCGGCTTTCCGCGCCGCCGACCTGGGCAAGCAGGTCGTCCTGGTCGAGCGCTATCCGACCCTGGGCGGCGTTTGCCTCAATGTCGGTTGTATCCCGTCCAAAGCCCTGCTGCATGTGGCCCAGGTCGTCCACGAAGCCGCCGAAGGCTCCAGTTTCGGCGTCAAATTCGGCCCACCCGAGATCGATCTCGCCAAGGTCCGCGACTATAAGAACAAGGTGGTCAAAACCCTGACCACCGGGCTGGCCGCCCTTGCCAAGCAGCGCAAAGTGACCGTGGTGCAGGGCGTCGGCCAATTCGTGTCCGACAAGACCCTGGCGGTCGAAACCGCCGAGGGTCCGAAAACCATCGGTTTCGATGCTTGCATCATCGCGGCGGGTTCGCAGCCGGTGAAGATTCCGGGTTTCCCCCACGACGATCCGCGTTTGATCGATTCCACCGGCGCTTTGGAACTGGCCGAGGTGCCCAAGCGCTTCCTGATCGTCGGCGGCGGCATCATCGGCCTGGAAATGGCGACGGTCTACCACGCCCTGGGTTCCGCCGTCAGCGTGGTGGAATTGATGGACCAGCTCATTCCGGGCTGCGACGCCGATCTGGTCAAGCCCCTGCACCAGCGCATCAAGAAGCAATACCAGAACATTTACCTCAAGACCAAGGTGGTCCGCATCGAGCCGGAGGCCGAAGGCTTGCGGGTGTTCTTCGAGGGCGAGGGCGCGCCCGAATCCGAAGTATTCGACCGGGTGTTGGTGGCGGTGGGGCGGCGTCCCAACGGCAAGCTGATCGGGGCCGAGCAAGCCGGGGTCCGGGTGGACGAACGCGGCTTCATCCCGGTCGATGCCCAGCAGCGCACCAACGTCCCCCACATCTACGCCATCGGCGATATCGTCGGCAACCCCATGCTGGCCCACAAAGCCACCCACGAAGCCAAGGTCGCGGCGGAAGTCATCGCCGGGCACAAGGCGGCGTTCCAGGCGCTGACCATCCCCTCGGTAGCCTATACCGACCCCGAAATCGCCTGGATGGGGCTCACCGAAACCCAGGCGCTGGCCCAGGGCGTCGAGTATGACAAAGCGGTATTTCCTTGGGCCGCGAGTGGCCGGGCCTTGGGTATCGGGCGGCGCGAAGGCTTGACCAAGATACTCTATGCCAAGGAGAGCCAAAGGATTCTAGGCGCAGGTATTGTCGGCACCAATGCCGGGGAATTGATCGCGGAAACCGTATTGGCTCTGGAAATGGGAGCCGATGTGCAGGATATAGCGCTTACCATCCATCCGCATCCCACTTTGTCCGAGACCTTTGCCTTCGCGGCGGAAATGGCGGAAGGGACGATTACGGATTTGTATATTAAGAAATAA
- a CDS encoding glycosyltransferase family 2 protein, with product MTNQNPRPPAADSVVGLSLVVPVFNEEEAVGLFLDRISRVFSGDTSVAVEVVFVNDGSTDRTLDCLLELQRENPWVRVVDLSRNFGKEAALTAGLQHAGGQVVVPIDVDLQDPPELIPAMIAQWREGYEVVLGRRINRDTDSRAKRLSADWFYRIHNWMSDSQIPENVGDFRLMDRAVVDALNSLPESRRFMKGLFAWVGFRTAVVDYVRPERSAGTTKFNGWRLWNFALEGLTSFSTIPLRVWSYIGGLVALASFIYGLYIMLRVLIHGIDMPGYASIFTAVTFLGGLQLLGIGIIGEYLGRTYIESKRRPVFLIRHIYESKD from the coding sequence ATGACGAACCAGAATCCACGCCCGCCCGCCGCCGATTCCGTGGTGGGTTTATCGCTGGTAGTGCCCGTATTCAACGAGGAAGAAGCGGTCGGATTATTCCTCGATAGGATAAGCCGGGTTTTCAGCGGGGATACTTCGGTAGCGGTCGAGGTGGTCTTCGTGAACGATGGCAGTACCGACCGCACCCTGGATTGTTTACTCGAACTCCAGCGGGAAAACCCCTGGGTACGGGTCGTCGATCTGAGCCGCAATTTCGGCAAGGAAGCCGCCTTGACCGCCGGTCTCCAACATGCGGGCGGACAGGTGGTGGTGCCCATCGATGTGGATTTGCAAGACCCCCCCGAATTGATACCGGCGATGATCGCCCAATGGCGCGAGGGTTATGAAGTCGTGTTGGGACGCCGGATCAATCGAGATACCGATTCCAGGGCCAAACGCCTATCGGCGGATTGGTTCTACCGTATTCATAACTGGATGTCGGATTCCCAGATTCCCGAGAATGTCGGGGATTTCCGTTTGATGGACCGGGCCGTGGTCGATGCCTTGAATAGCTTGCCGGAATCCAGACGCTTCATGAAGGGCTTGTTCGCCTGGGTGGGATTCCGCACCGCCGTGGTCGATTATGTGCGCCCGGAGCGTTCGGCAGGCACGACCAAATTCAACGGCTGGCGTTTATGGAATTTCGCCCTGGAAGGGCTGACCAGTTTCAGTACTATCCCGTTGCGGGTTTGGAGTTATATCGGCGGCTTGGTGGCGCTAGCGTCATTCATTTATGGCCTTTATATCATGCTGCGGGTGTTGATCCATGGGATCGATATGCCGGGGTATGCGTCCATTTTTACCGCAGTCACTTTTCTGGGGGGGTTGCAGTTGCTCGGTATAGGTATTATCGGCGAATATTTGGGCCGCACCTATATCGAATCCAAGCGGCGTCCGGTGTTCCTAATCCGTCATATCTATGAATCCAAGGATTGA
- a CDS encoding class I SAM-dependent methyltransferase — MDVKEVDILGDDIVGHWYYRSKAKAMVRFLDGAVPRKILDVGAGSGFFSSYLLSHTTASEAWCVDIGYGADLEGAEGGKPVHYRRSVDRADADLVLLMDVLEHVDDDAGLLATYADKVLPGTRFLISVPAFQFLWSGHDEFLEHKRRYTLAQLEAVAGRAGLEVKYGGYYFGLVFPLAWLTRLGSRWLRRQGPARSQLKRHHPWVNALLGAVCRVELPFARYNRLAGLTVFCLAVRA; from the coding sequence ATGGATGTTAAAGAGGTAGATATTCTGGGCGATGATATCGTGGGCCATTGGTATTACCGCTCCAAGGCCAAGGCGATGGTGCGCTTCCTGGATGGGGCGGTGCCCCGGAAGATATTAGATGTGGGTGCGGGTTCAGGTTTCTTTTCCAGTTATCTGCTCTCCCATACCACGGCCTCCGAAGCTTGGTGCGTCGATATTGGTTATGGAGCGGACCTGGAGGGCGCGGAAGGAGGGAAGCCGGTCCATTACCGGCGCTCGGTGGACAGGGCCGATGCCGATTTGGTCTTGCTGATGGATGTGCTGGAACATGTGGACGACGATGCCGGGCTGCTCGCCACCTATGCCGACAAGGTGCTGCCCGGCACGCGCTTCCTGATTTCGGTGCCGGCCTTCCAATTCCTGTGGAGCGGGCACGACGAATTCCTCGAACACAAGCGGCGTTATACCCTGGCCCAACTCGAAGCCGTGGCCGGTCGGGCCGGTCTTGAAGTGAAATATGGGGGATATTATTTCGGCTTGGTGTTTCCCCTAGCCTGGCTCACCCGCTTGGGAAGCCGGTGGTTGCGGCGGCAAGGCCCGGCGAGGTCGCAACTCAAGCGGCACCATCCCTGGGTGAACGCGCTGCTCGGTGCGGTGTGCCGGGTGGAGTTACCGTTCGCCCGGTATAACCGGCTGGCCGGTCTGACTGTGTTTTGCTTGGCGGTGCGCGCCTGA